One Gossypium hirsutum isolate 1008001.06 chromosome A11, Gossypium_hirsutum_v2.1, whole genome shotgun sequence genomic window carries:
- the LOC107904519 gene encoding nuclear transcription factor Y subunit B-4 — MGDEQDPLLPIANVGRIMKRILPPTGKVSKEAKETMQECVTEFISFVTSDASDKCRKESRKTIYGDDICRALGAVGLDNYAEAIVRHLHKYRVAALNQHKATTSSFEDKMKNRIEVASHLIKRMKLQLNKS, encoded by the coding sequence ATGGGTGATGAACAAGATCCACTTCTGCCAATAGCCAACGTGGGTCGGATTATGAAACGAATCCTGCCACCAACTGGCAAGGTTTCGAAAGAGGCTAAGGAAACAATGCAAGAATGTGTGACGGAGTTCATAAGCTTCGTAACAAGCGATGCATCCGACAAGTGTCGCAAAGAGAGTCGCAAGACGATATATGGAGATGACATCTGCCGGGCATTGGGTGCTGTAGGGCTTGACAACTACGCTGAGGCTATCGTAAGGCATTTACATAAATATAGGGTAGCAGCACTTAACCAACACAAAGCAACAACCAGCAGCTTTGAAGACAAAATGAAGAATCGGATCGAAGTGGCGAGCCATCTAATCAAGAGGATGAAACTACAACTCAACAAGTCGTGA